One Vallitalea pronyensis genomic region harbors:
- a CDS encoding type II toxin-antitoxin system Phd/YefM family antitoxin, with protein sequence MKVNATDVKTNFGKYLELVQDEDIIITRNSKPVAKLVKYYRYEEAIREGAPDYTYDKVEMSYEEFMEMYEQTDARFEYINGVVYAMGSPVHIHQHIVAFVIGEFYIYFKDKKCKAYVAPYDIHFEKSKSKDVVQPDIFVMCDPENIRNGRYYGVPTLIIEILSPSTRNKDMIEKLNLFLESGVKEYVIIDPKNENVIHWLFQDKQIDRCDTLNKGEVFESKQYPGLSFDITACFI encoded by the coding sequence ATGAAGGTTAATGCAACCGATGTGAAAACAAATTTTGGCAAATACCTGGAGTTGGTGCAAGATGAAGATATTATTATTACCCGTAATTCTAAACCCGTTGCTAAGTTAGTAAAGTACTATCGTTATGAAGAGGCCATTCGGGAAGGAGCTCCTGACTACACCTATGATAAAGTCGAGATGAGCTATGAAGAATTTATGGAGATGTATGAACAAACGGACGCACGATTTGAGTACATTAATGGGGTTGTATATGCCATGGGATCTCCAGTTCATATCCATCAACATATTGTGGCATTTGTTATTGGTGAATTCTATATTTACTTTAAAGACAAGAAATGTAAAGCTTACGTGGCACCTTATGATATCCACTTTGAAAAGAGCAAATCAAAAGATGTCGTGCAACCTGATATATTTGTGATGTGCGATCCAGAAAATATTCGAAATGGCCGCTATTACGGTGTACCGACTTTAATCATTGAAATATTGTCCCCATCCACACGTAATAAAGACATGATTGAAAAGCTTAATCTGTTTTTAGAATCAGGGGTCAAAGAATATGTAATCATTGACCCTAAGAATGAGAACGTCATTCATTGGTTATTCCAAGATAAACAAATTGATAGATGCGATACTCTGAATAAGGGAGAAGTCTTTGAATCCAAACAATACCCAGGACTATCCTTTGACATCACGGCTTGTTTTATATAG
- a CDS encoding GNAT family N-acetyltransferase: MMNINIRRPYDDDIDALHVFFKETIPHTWEKEGVGDCVDEIQSEIIEKMAYLKKDLETNGRHHFFLIACMENKIVGTIAYGLCGPLINNCTDGRYKDMGEIGSVFILPDYQKKGIGTLLLNAMLIVLHGQHIEEFVLDSGYSQAQNVWKKKLGEPTHMLKDHWGEGADHMVWHCKIADLSINYRIE; encoded by the coding sequence ATGATGAACATAAATATTCGAAGACCATATGATGATGACATAGATGCACTTCATGTTTTTTTTAAGGAAACAATACCACATACTTGGGAAAAAGAAGGTGTTGGGGATTGTGTGGATGAGATACAATCAGAAATTATAGAAAAGATGGCTTACTTGAAAAAAGACCTAGAAACCAATGGTCGTCACCATTTCTTTCTTATTGCATGTATGGAAAATAAAATCGTGGGCACCATTGCCTATGGGTTATGTGGCCCATTGATAAATAATTGTACCGATGGCAGATACAAGGACATGGGCGAGATAGGTTCAGTGTTTATTTTGCCGGATTACCAGAAAAAGGGTATTGGTACACTTCTACTCAACGCTATGCTGATTGTCCTACATGGTCAGCATATTGAAGAATTTGTTTTAGACAGTGGTTATTCACAAGCCCAGAATGTATGGAAGAAGAAATTAGGCGAGCCAACCCATATGCTGAAAGACCATTGGGGTGAGGGAGCTGATCATATGGTATGGCATTGTAAGATAGCTGATTTATCTATAAATTATAGAATTGAGTAA
- a CDS encoding TetR/AcrR family transcriptional regulator: MKVTKVVMLKIQEVIGLENTFRTLDDEKKRRIINSALEEFSLNKYEKASTNAIVKNAGISKGSLFQYFANKQALYDYLGAFTIEVMLEAIQKEMGFRERDLFERIRKIALIKIGVAAEYPYIIPFSKVMYEQISVDEIKKKVEAEYPNIYENMYFKNIDFGLFKEDMDIHKSIEIVQWTLERIMDDYMKDILARDKAINMEELRLLIDSYLSTLKKAFYK; encoded by the coding sequence ATGAAAGTGACCAAGGTGGTCATGTTGAAAATACAAGAGGTGATAGGATTGGAAAATACATTTAGAACACTCGATGATGAAAAGAAAAGGCGCATTATTAATAGTGCATTAGAAGAGTTTAGTTTAAATAAATACGAGAAAGCTTCCACCAATGCCATTGTAAAAAATGCAGGTATTTCAAAAGGCTCTCTATTTCAATATTTTGCCAATAAGCAAGCACTTTACGATTATTTAGGAGCCTTCACCATAGAGGTTATGCTGGAAGCTATTCAAAAGGAGATGGGGTTTCGGGAAAGAGACTTATTTGAAAGAATCAGAAAGATTGCATTGATTAAAATAGGTGTTGCTGCCGAGTATCCCTACATTATACCCTTTTCAAAAGTCATGTACGAACAAATATCCGTTGATGAGATCAAGAAAAAGGTGGAGGCTGAATACCCCAATATCTATGAAAACATGTATTTTAAGAACATTGATTTTGGTTTATTTAAAGAAGATATGGATATTCATAAATCCATAGAGATTGTTCAGTGGACCCTTGAACGTATCATGGACGATTACATGAAAGATATCTTAGCTAGGGATAAGGCTATTAACATGGAAGAATTAAGACTGCTCATTGATAGTTACTTAAGCACTTTAAAAAAAGCATTCTACAAATAA
- a CDS encoding ABC transporter ATP-binding protein, translating to MIKVNNLYHSYNNDGKYAVNDANFEVTKGEIFGFLGPSGAGKSTTQNILTGLLQLQKGQVSVAGYDVKKISNKMFNQIGMSFEQSNVYSKMTAKENLEFYRKLFDVKTRDPQALLELVGLGDKASIRAGEFSKGMKHRLTFVRSMINNPELWFLDEPTTGLDPAIAAQIKRIVKEENKKGVTIFLTTHNMHIADELCDRVAFIVDGEIKLIDSPKNLKLKYGDKLVEVEYIKANKSVKDTLSTVGEGDKKQLQDIIAHYDIQTMHTKEATLEEIFIKVTGRGLE from the coding sequence ATGATTAAGGTTAATAATCTCTACCATTCTTACAACAATGACGGTAAGTATGCCGTAAATGACGCAAATTTTGAGGTAACTAAGGGCGAAATTTTTGGTTTTCTTGGACCATCTGGCGCAGGTAAATCAACCACCCAAAACATTCTGACAGGTTTGTTACAGCTACAAAAAGGCCAAGTAAGTGTGGCAGGTTACGATGTAAAAAAAATCTCCAATAAAATGTTTAATCAGATTGGTATGTCCTTTGAGCAATCCAATGTCTATAGCAAGATGACGGCCAAAGAGAACCTTGAGTTCTACCGAAAACTATTTGATGTAAAGACCAGAGACCCTCAAGCATTACTTGAACTGGTTGGGTTAGGTGATAAAGCCAGTATAAGGGCAGGGGAATTCTCTAAAGGTATGAAACACCGACTGACTTTTGTCAGATCCATGATTAATAATCCAGAATTATGGTTCTTAGATGAACCAACAACAGGACTTGACCCAGCTATAGCTGCTCAGATTAAACGGATTGTAAAGGAAGAAAATAAGAAAGGGGTAACGATTTTCTTAACGACCCATAACATGCACATTGCAGATGAATTATGTGATCGTGTGGCCTTTATTGTTGATGGTGAAATTAAATTGATTGATTCACCTAAGAATCTTAAGTTAAAATACGGTGACAAATTAGTTGAAGTTGAATATATCAAAGCCAATAAATCCGTAAAAGATACCCTATCAACCGTAGGTGAAGGTGACAAAAAGCAGTTGCAGGATATTATTGCACATTACGATATTCAGACCATGCATACAAAGGAGGCGACACTTGAGGAAATCTTTATTAAAGTGACTGGAAGGGGGCTTGAATAA